tcctttatacATTCAGTACTCCGTGGGTGCAAGATGCTGTGTCGGGGATTATCCAAAATGCAAAACTAAACAAGCCTCAGTCATTGCTCCTTAGTGGTTTGCAATCTATCATATTCCTTCCAAACAGTTCCTGCAAGATTCTTCCCTCTGTCCTGCATTTCACAAATTTGGTTACTTTCACTCAATTATGTTTTCTTCCTCACTTTTCACATCTTTTGGAAGCACTGTATGGGAATAATATAACAATCTATCtttgtatatgtatttgtaaTTTCATAATCATCAGAAACCAGAGCAAACCAAAACTCTCCTTAGCACAGTTTTAAGAATTGGGAGGTCTGGGTTTGAGCCCCATCCATGCCTGTGTAGCCTTGAAccagccacttaacctctctgagtctcagttactTTGCCTGTCAAATAGGACTAAATATTTCTGCCTTACCTACTgcatagttgtgtgtgtgtgtgtatcagatgAACAAATGTACATGCAATCATTTTCTACAATATAAAATGATCCACAGACGTAAGTTGTTATTAAAACTTTGTAATGGAATCAACTTCAGGGTTTGCTTATGTGTACAATACAAATGCCATAGAAATAGTAACTAAGGGCAGAATTTGACCCAGGGCACTTAACtacagcatttttattttaagggcAGACTTTTTATTCAAAGCAGAAAACTTTCAAACAAGAGTCAACCCCAGCCAAGGACATGGTTACTAAGTGGCTCTCCTTGAGGGAAATTCAGAGCATGAAGGCAAGCTTCAGAGAGCAGGAACTGAAAGAGAAAAGTCTGTAATGTTatcatcttcctcctccacccTTGCTTAGAATTCCTTATCTAATCAACTGGAGACACAAATCTTAACAGTCAAACAATAAAAATGGGATGCAGTTTAAGTATGGATCATGACAGAGGCCAAAACATATTCCGGTCAGGTGGCCATCATCGTGCCCAGAGGGCAGTAGACTCCACTTTCACTTTAAGGGAACTACAAATCAAATGCCTTCCCTCCCAGATTTCTGAAGTGTTTTGTGGTTAAATCTGGCTAAAATACAGTGCTAAAAATGGCATTTTGTTCACAGAACCTAACAAAGAAGCAAAGTTTATGCTTAGTTCCCCTGACATGAACCAGCAAGCAAAAGGGAATGCAGTGaagtgagggaaagaaaggacTGCAGCCACTCCTCATTTTTCCAGCTTGACTCCTGTGTGTTACGACTGGTTCCagaaaagtagaaatagagaGATTAGTGGAAGTTTGCTTGGTGTAAGAGATAAAATGAGAAGTGGTAAAGAGAATTGGAAAAtattacttcaattaaaaaaaaagacgatgcaatcattgttgcttttgttgtggtcatccatttacaatgcttggtgtcagtctatttatctcttgtaaaaataaaatacagtgggcttccctggtggcgcagtggttgagaatctgcctgccaaggcaggggacacaggtttgagccctggtctgggaagatcccacatgccgcggagcaactaggcccgtgagccacaactactgagcctgcgcatctggagcctgtgccccgcaacaagagaggccgcgacagtgaaaggcccgtgcaccgcgatgaagagtggcccccgcttgccacaactagagaaagccctcacatagaaacgaagacccaacacagccaaaaaataaataaataaataaaaatgaattaaaaaaaaaaaaagctgtcagaGATGTGTTCTCtctatacaaaaatttaaaaataaataaataaataaataaataaaatacagtgtgtgtgtgtgtgaaaaaaaacaaaagaaaagaacaaaacaaagatgagggacttccctggtagtccagtggttaagaatccatcttccaatgcaggggacgtgggtttgacccctggtcagggaactaagatcccacagtccGTGgggcaactactgagtccatgcaccacaactagagagaagtccacgagctgcaatgaagagtccacacaccgcaacgaaggatcccgcatgccgcaacgaggatcctgtgtgctgcaactaagacccgatgcagccaaataaataaataaataaatatttttaaaaaaaacacaaagaagaaaatctcagacccattaggatggctactatcaaaaaaccagaaaataacaagtgttggagaggatgtggagaatctGGAACcattgtgcattgttggtgggaatgtaaaatgatgccagTCCTATGGAAATAGTATGATGAtccctcaaatattttaaaatagaattaccatatgatccagcaatcccacttctgggcatatatctaaagaactgaaaacaggaactCAAAGAGATGTTTGCacacctatgttcacagcagcattattcacaatagccaagaggtagaagcaacccagtgtccatcgatggatgaatggataaacaaaatacatgctagatatgtacaatggaatattattgagccttaaaaaggaaggaaatcctgtcacatgttaTAACattgatgaaccttgaggacattatgctaagtgaaataagccagtttcaCTGGCttattaagaataataataagaaaaaagacaaacactgtatgattccacttatatgcggtacctagagcagtcagattcatagaggcagagagtagaatggtggttgacaAGGATTGGAAGGAGGGAGTAATGGAGAGTTGTTGTTCACTGGGTAcaaagttttagttttgcaaaaCGAAAAAGTTGTGGAGATCTGTTGAACAACAGTGTGAATAGGCCTAACACTGCTGAGCTGCACACTTAAAAACGATGAAGACGGTAAAATTTATGTGTTACGTGTttttaacacaattaaaaataaaacattattttaagaaaaagaaaagaaaaacctaaatgaAACCTCACTGCCCAGATTAACCTTATACTAATGACCAAGCTCTATGCTTATAGAGTCTGATGGTTTCCCATGCCTGTAAGGTCCAAACCTTTTAGAACAGCACCGGTAGTCAACAAATGTTTAATGTCAGGCAGATCACGTCACTCTTCTGCTGAGAATCTTCCAGTGGCCACAGTGACTTTTATGAGGGCTTCAAAGGACTGGCATTGTCTCCCCAGCCTGCATTCCCACTTCTCTGTCCTCATCTCCTTTCACTTTCCTCTCAGTCACTCCACCCCAGCCTCCTGGCTTCCTGAATGTTCCCTGACCCACTGGGCATGTCCTCCCTTTAGGGCCTTTACAATGGGCTgactcctctgcctggaatgttcctcTCTCAGATTCCCACCTGGCTCACTACCCGACCTCCTTCAGGCCTTTGATCCAAAGCTCCCTTCTGGAAATGCCCTTTCCTAACCATCCTTGGAATTGCACCCCAGTCCAACTCCACCCCAGCACCCACTAACCCGtcccatctttatttttctctatcgTGCTTACCACCaggtaatatatattttatttatttgttcggTCTTTGTCTCttcactggaatgtaagctccataaggGCTAGTATTATCTTACTCTTTTattcactgctttttaaaaaatcctcagcACCTTGAACAGTGCCAACCCATCGTGGACTTCCAATAAATAGTTGTCCAATTAATTAAATGATTGAGTGACCACAGAAAGCACTTGCAGTCTAAGATTATTGAATACTTTCTAATTATAATCCAAATCTTTTTCCTGTGACCACTATCCTGggcttgggggaaaaaatttgCAATACAAGCTCTTCTTTGTCTTCACTGCACAGAATTTAACCTGTACTCAGTAGCAATTGATTGCTGTTTTTTGGTTGGCACACTCTAATCATTTCCTGTCAGAAATTAAAGCAAAGGTCATGTTGGATAAGCACTCAATTAAGTCTTTAGATGACGGCAATGTGTAAACAGACTTATTAGTCCATGTGTGTAGTTAATTCTCACATTACTTCGCAGGTTGCTTTAACACTGTGGTAACATGATTCCTGCTAACTTGCTACCTGTGTTCCATGATGAGTCTCAGTCTTTCAGTAAGCCCCCTCCCGACATTTGATTgtgaaaaattttcaaaagtatAGGCAAATTGAAAGACTTTACAGTTAATCTCTATATACCTGTCCCCTAGATTCTACTATTAACATTTTAGCATATTTGTTTAACAATTAACTGTGCATCTATCCATCTctaatttgggggaggggggcttgGTACAGTGTACTTCATGGATGACACATGACAAGGTAGGGCTCCTTAGCCCCTCCGTGTCTTCAGGGGTCTGGGATGGAAACTGTGTTTAGGACGGGAGATTCTGAGTGTGTTGGGGAATCCAGGTGGGGCAAGGAACCCCCAACAGCTGAgggcctctctcttcctctcatgaTCTCACTGGGGCTGGTGGTCCAGGGGGCTCTTACTCCTCAGAGGCCACACGGACTATAGGTCCTACCACTCTGTTGCTGTAGCCAAATTCATTGTCATACCAGGAAGTGAGCTTGACAAAGCAGTCATTGAGGGCAATGCCAACCCCGGCACTGAAGTTGGCAGAGTGGGTGTCACTGTTAAAGTTGCAGGAGCCATCCTGGTTCTCAGTGTAGCCCAAGGTGCTCTTTAGGGGGACCTCTGATGTTTGCTTCACCACCTTCTTGATGTCATTTTGAGCTGCTTTCCCTAGATGGCAGGTTTGATCCATGACCAACATGTTGGGGGTGGAGACACGGAAGACCAGCCTGTGAACTTCCCATTCAGCCCCTGGATGACCTTGCCCACAGCCTTGGCAGTGCCATTAGGAGCAGGGCAGCCCCACGGCCATCACACCACAGCTGCCCAGAGGGGCCGTACATGGTCTTCTGGGTGGCAGTGATGGCACAGACGGTGTTCACGAGTTCTGGTTTTCCTTAACCCTAGGGCAGTAGTTCTAAACTAGAGATGATCTGGGGCCctgggggacatttggcaatatctggagacatttttgattgtcacaagtTGGGGATGGGCGCTACTGACAGCTAGCAGGTAGAGGCCAGTATGCAGTACACATCCTAAAATGCTCAAGAcagctccccttcccccagccctcagTCCCCACAAAGAGAGCCCAacatgtcaatagtgccaaggttaagAAACCCTACCCTGGGGCATAGTCCTTAAGATTCTCAACTGAAAACTGGAGTATTAACCATGGCTCCTCCTCTTTGGCAGGTCTTGAACTGCAGTTTTTGTCTCCCCAGTGCTGTAAGCCTGCCAATCCTTTGTTTACCCTTATAGCCTAGCTATAGCTACTTTCTGCTTGGTGGTTTTGCCTCTTGTCCTGCGTATACACAGTTTACGAATCAGCAAATGTTTTCAGTGGAAAAAACAGTGTTGAATGTTGGTATCACCTATGCAGGATCTTGGCCCCTGAATGCCGGCCTGCTTTGTTTGGCTTCTGATACCTTAAAAAagctgttgtttgtttgcttatttatccattttggTTGTCGTTATTATTGGTTTGCATTTCATCCagcttttatatttattcttgttGGCATGGTTATTAGGATCCAAGCTACTCTGTCATAACCAGAATTGTAAGTCTGCTATGCATACATGTAACTGAGTCAGTTTAACTTCATTCTGAAAGTCTTTCAGTTAACAAAATCTCCAATGATTATTCTGATCACCAGTTATTTGAATAAAAACAtgtttaggttttattttctgCCCAGATATATGATaggtgaaaatatttaaatgataatataCCTTTCAAATATTTGCTCAGCgtacaaaatttagaaaaaaacagaaagggtaaagaaaaaaatttttaaatatatattttccatcaCCCAAAACAGCCATCAACAAAGTTTGTTATTGTTCCTTTCAGTGTTTCCTCTGTACATTCCTAACAATGTTTTATTCAGGACTAACTCATAGGCCTTTATTaacttattttgcatttttaaacagttttattgaagtataagttATGTACCATAATATTCACTTGCTTTAAGTgtgcaattcaatgatttttagtcaatttacagagttgtacaaccatcgccacaatccaattttagaacatttccatcccaCCAAAAGGAATGTCCATTTACAGTAATTCCTTGTTTTAGTAGGTTGGCATTTCTCCCCTGGTTTAGCCTGTAACTTCTGGTCAGCTCTGGTTTTCTGTTTCTCATGAGCTCTTACAGAGGTGCtaagggaaggcaaggaagagggggGCGTCTTTTGGGAGGGAAAGGCCAGGGACAGACCTGTGTCTGACAGCCAGTGTGGCAGCCATGGAGATGCACTGGTCAGGTCTCCCtttgggagaacacatggtgggGAGTGTGGGTGgctgacagcccccagctgtgcAAGGTCCCCTGGGCTCCTTCAGTCAATGACTGAGCATGTGAGGGTGATAGAGCCAGGGGATGCAGGACTTCTCTAAGGCAGCATTTGCTGCCATCCCAATcggaaaatgggcagaagacctaaatagacacttctccaaagaagatacacagatggccaa
Above is a genomic segment from Eubalaena glacialis isolate mEubGla1 chromosome 7, mEubGla1.1.hap2.+ XY, whole genome shotgun sequence containing:
- the LOC133095648 gene encoding LOW QUALITY PROTEIN: glyceraldehyde-3-phosphate dehydrogenase-like (The sequence of the model RefSeq protein was modified relative to this genomic sequence to represent the inferred CDS: inserted 2 bases in 2 codons), translated to MSCYVPFSGRGECDLTPVLATATVSHHTEFTSLESLDKFRSELQGDLTSASPWLPHWLSDTGKPELVNTVCAITATQKTMYGPSGQLWCDGRGAXPAPNGTAKAVGKVIQGLNGKFTGXVFRVSTPNMLVMDQTCHLGKAAQNDIKKVVKQTSEVPLKSTLGYTENQDGSCNFNSDTHSANFSAGVGIALNDCFVKLTSWYDNEFGYSNRVVGPIVRVASEE